One genomic window of Diospyros lotus cultivar Yz01 chromosome 8, ASM1463336v1, whole genome shotgun sequence includes the following:
- the LOC127808454 gene encoding 5'-adenylylsulfate reductase 1, chloroplastic-like, giving the protein MAFAVTSSTSISGSLSSRFHEQPKAPLIGSFQPLDRSHPQPAGLNFSRRRCSVKPLNAEPKGKDSIVPLAATVAVPEVEEKVDAEDYERLARELENASPLEIMDKALEKFGNDIAIAFSGAEDVALIEYAHLTGRPFRVFSLDTGRLNPETYKFFDMVEKHYGIRIEYMFPDAVEVQALVRSKGLFSFYEDGHQECCRVRKVRPLRRALKGLRAWITGQRKDQSPGTRSEVPVVQVDSSFEGLDGGVGSLVKWNPVANVEGGDIWNFLRAMNVPVNSLHSQGYVSIGCEPCTRPVLPGQHEREGRWWWEDAKAKECGLHKGNIKEENAGQVNGSGNGAAHANGSATVADIFDTQSVVALSRSGIENLLKAEDRREPWLVVLYAPWCPFCQAMEGSYVELAEKLAGSGVKVGKFRADGEQKPFAQQELQLSSFPTILFFPKHSSRPIKYPSEKRDVDSLMAFVNALR; this is encoded by the exons ATGGCCTTTGCTGTCACTTCTTCTACTTCCATCTCCGGCTCCCTTTCTTCTCGCTTCCATGAACAGCCCAAAG CTCCGTTGATCGGTTCGTTTCAGCCGTTGGATCGGTCTCATCCTCAGCCGGCGGGTTTAAATTTTTCTCGGAGAAGGTGTTCCGTGAAGCCGCTGAATGCGGAGCCCAAAGGGAAGGACTCGATTGTTCCCCTTGCAGCAACCGTCGCTGTTCCCG AGGTGGAGGAGAAAGTCGACGCCGAGGACTATGAGCGGCTGGCTAGGGAGCTTGAAAACGCTTCTCCTCTTGAAATCATGGATAAAGCGCTGGAGAAATTCGGAAATGACATTGCAATTGCTTTCAG TGGTGCTGAAGATGTTGCTTTGATCGAGTATGCACATTTGACTGGCCGCCCGTTTAGAGTATTCAGCCTGGACACAGGGAGGCTAAACCCAGAAACATACAAGTTCTTTGACATGGTTGAGAAGCATTATGGCATTCGCATTGAGTACATGTTCCCTGATGCTGTTGAAGTTCAGGCTTTAGTACGGAGCAAGGGATTGTTCTCCTTCTATGAGGATGGTCACCAAGAGTGCTGCCGGGTAAGGAAGGTGAGACCCTTGAGGAGGGCTCTGAAGGGGTTACGTGCCTGGATCACCGGGCAGAGGAAAGATCAATCGCCCGGCACTAGATCCGAGGTTCCGGTAGTGCAGGTCGACTCTTCTTTTGAGGGACTGGATGGCGGGGTTGGAAGCTTGGTGAAGTGGAACCCTGTGGCCAATGTGGAGGGAGGCGACATTTGGAACTTTCTTCGTGCCATGAATGTTCCTGTTAATTCATTGCACTCCCAAGGGTATGTCTCGATTGGGTGTGAGCCGTGCACAAGGCCGGTCCTCCCGGGGCAACACGAGAGAGAGGGAAGGTGGTGGTGGGAGGATGCCAAGGCCAAGGAATGTGGCCTCCACAAAGGAAACATCAAGGAGGAAAATGCAGGGCAAGTCAATGGAAGTGGCAATGGCGCTGCCCATGCCAATGGGTCTGCAACAGTTGCTGATATCTTTGACACCCAGAGTGTTGTGGCATTGAGCAGGAGTGGAATAGAGAATCTGTTGAAAGCGGAGGACCGAAGAGAGCCCTGGCTTGTCGTTCTATACGCACCTTGGTGCCCCTTCTGCCAG GCTATGGAAGGATCATATGTTGAATTGGCTGAGAAGCTGGCGGGGAGTGGCGTGAAGGTGGGAAAGTTCAGAGCAGATGGCGAGCAGAAGCCATTTGCACAGCAAGAGTTGCAGTTGAGCAGCTTCCCGACGATACTTTTCTTCCCCAAACACTCTTCTCGGCCCATCAAGTACCCATCTGAGAAGAGGGACGTGGACTCTTTGATGGCTTTTGTGAATGCTCTCCGGTGA
- the LOC127808843 gene encoding glucan endo-1,3-beta-glucosidase 1-like, with the protein MKPAAAELDSLFHGKSRLPFLLFFVFSFLATVYPFRTEIKQRQDKDEPYVGLNIGTDVSNLPSPADLVALLQLQKITHVRLYDANGDILKALAKTKIRVIISVPNNQLLAIGSSNATAAAWISRNVAAYYPQTLITAVAVGDEVLTTVPSSAPLLVPAIESLYAALAASNLHNLIKISTPHAASIVLDPFPPSQAFFNQTLAPIVLPLLQFLSRTKSPLMMNLYPYYVFMENKGVVPLDNSLFRPLTPAKEMVDPNTLLHYTNVLDAMIDAVYFSMKNLNISDVEVLVTETGWPSKGDSKEPYATIDNADTYNSNLVKHVFDKSGTPLHPEITSSVFIYELFNEDLRSEPVSEANWGLFYGNTTQVYLLHVSGVGTFLANDTTNQTYCVAMDGEDSRTLQAALDWACGPGRANCSEIQPGENCYAPNTVKDHASYAFDSYYQKEGKAAGSCFFKGVAMITTTNPSHGSCTFPGSKKASNKTGEAKNTTEASVADATSFPTTKGGLSLFFGLALSLLFDSFIS; encoded by the exons ATGAAACCAGCAGCAGCAGAGCTCGATTCACTCTTCCATGGAAAATCTCGCCTTcccttccttcttttcttcgtCTTCTCCTTCCTCGCAACGGTCTACCCCTTCAGAACAG AGATTAAGCAGCGGCAGGATAAAGACGAGCCATACGTGGGGCTCAACATCGGCACTGATGTCTCCAATTTGCCATCTCCGGCCGATTTAGTGGCGCTTCTACAGCTGCAGAAGATTACTCACGTTCGGCTTTACGACGCCAATGGCGACATTCTTAAGGCTCTGGCCAAGACCAAGATCCGCGTCATCATCAGCGTCCCGAACAACCAGCTCCTCGCAATCGGCTCCTCCAACGCCACTGCCGCCGCCTGGATCAGCCGCAATGTCGCCGCATACTACCCCCAAACCCTAATCACCGCTGTGGCCGTCGGCGATGAGGTGCTGACCACCGTGCCCTCCTCAGCGCCGCTCCTCGTCCCTGCCATCGAGTCCCTCTACGCGGCCCTTGCCGCCTCCAATTTGCACAACCTGATAAAGATTTCCACTCCCCACGCGGCCTCCATTGTTCTCGATCCGTTTCCGCCTTCCCAGGCCTTCTTCAACCAAACCCTAGCTCCAATCGTCTTGCCGTTGCTTCAGTTCTTGTCGCGAACAAAATCGCCGCTGATGATGAATCTCTACCCCTACTACGTTTTCATGGAGAACAAAGGGGTTGTTCCTCTGGACAACTCGCTTTTCAGGCCATTGACGCCGGCCAAAGAGATGGTCGATCCCAATACTCTGCTTCACTATACGAATGTCCTCGACGCCATGATTGATGCTGTAtatttctccatgaagaatctGAACATTTCTGACGTTGAAGTGCTCGTCACTGAAACTGGGTGGCCTTCAAAGGGGGATTCCAAAGAGCCATACGCCACAATTGACAATGCTGACACATACAATTCCAATTTGGTCAAACACGTGTTCGATAAAAGTGGAACCCCTTTGCACCCCGAAATCACATCCAGCGTGTTTATATACGAGTTGTTCAATGAAGACTTGAGGTCAGAGCCGGTTTCCGAGGCCAACTGGGGACTCTTCTATGGAAACACAACTCAGGTTTACCTGCTTCATGTTTCCGGGGTTGGGACTTTTTTGGCGAATGACACGACCAACCAGACCTATTGTGTGGCCATGGACGGCGAGGATTCTAGGACGCTGCAGGCagcattggattgggcttgtgGACCAGGACGAGCAAATTGCTCTGAGATTCAGCCGGGAGAGAATTGTTATGCTCCTAATACTGTGAAGGACCATGCTTCCTATGCGTTTGATAGCTACTACCAGAAGGAAGGGAAGGCTGCCGGTTCTTGCTTCTTCAAGGGCGTGGCCATGATCACCACCACTAACCCAA GTCACGGGAGCTGTACATTTCCTGGAAG CAAGAAAGCGAGCAATAAAACAGGAGAGGCAAAGAACACGACAGAAGCAAGTGTTGCAGACGCAACAAGCTTCCCCACCACCAAGGGTGGTTTAAGCCTTTTCTTCGGCTTGGCGCTCTCTCTATTATTTGATTCATTCATTTCATGA
- the LOC127808914 gene encoding uncharacterized protein LOC127808914 — protein MLMIHTSGGIKWQTYLDSRKLQDCSQYKVTCDTPLISTNHPIHGRCPGNKVLQSSSFSSKCCNGLKIHRLFHQTASKRWLCRLRESTSSDDEYRSSRNIAISLFRRYRNFVERGGGDNLKEFISAGVNAYALGCTDEGLRKELAAMKESGLEIEAMQNYRGSTSLKSKIFSNEIDECILWLSIIFITILCTPQPTIVRWSSTPPVSDEIMLQWKGFCAIIANAYFVRGMAWLPVKTLQLEQMATMGHAEEPSVVSSRMRLVFSTLEVVSPQWPRW, from the exons ATGTTGATGATTCACACTTCTGGTGGCATCAAGTGGCAAACATATTTGGACTCTAGAAAGCTGCAGGATTGTAGTCAATACAAAGTTACATGTGACACTCCCTTAATTAGCACCAATCATCCAATTCATGGAAGATGTCCTGGTAATAAAGTGCTGCAGAGTTCCTCTTTCTCTTCAAAATGCTGTAATGGACTTAAGATCCATCGCCTGTTTCATCAAACAGCTTCCAAGAGATGGCTG TGTCGATTGCGTGAGTCTACATCATCAGACGATGAGTACCGTTCGTCAAGGAACATAGCAATCAGTTTATTTAGGCGGTATAGGAATTTTGTGGAACGAGGAGGAGGTGACAACTTAAAA GAATTCATCAGTGCTGGGGTAAATGCATATGCATTGGGGTGCACTGATGAAGGGCTAAGGAAAGAACTTGCTGCTATGAAGGAATCAGGTTTGGAAATTGAAGCTATGCAAAATTACAGGGGAAGCACCAGTCTAAAATCCAAGATTTTCTCTAATGAG ATTGATGAGTGCATTCTGTGGCTAAGCATTATATTTATCACCATCCTATGTACACCACAGCCAACCATAGTCCGTTGGTCATCAACACCTCCAGTCTCGGATGAAATAATGCTACAATGGAAAGGCTTTTGTGCCATCATAGCTAATGCATACTTCGTGAGAGGGATGGCATG GCTTCCAGTGAAGACTCTTCAACTAGAGCAAATGGCAACAATGGGCCATGCAGAGGAGCCATCAGTTGTTTCCAGCCGAATGAGATTAGTATTTAGCACATTAGAG GTGGTGAGTCCACAGTGGCCAAGATGGTAA